The Panthera uncia isolate 11264 chromosome C2, Puncia_PCG_1.0, whole genome shotgun sequence genome contains a region encoding:
- the LRRIQ4 gene encoding leucine-rich repeat and IQ domain-containing protein 4 isoform X2 has translation MSSDMIKPGHSVKIHQKVDPQRATARTFFIDASNQSLTTIPPEIFDFKELEEVHLENNQIEEIPRGIQHLKNVRILYLNKNKLRKLCPELGTLSSLEGLDLSDNPLLSSSLPVLRGLRGLRELRLYHTDLAEIPVDLCKLLHHLELLGLDGNHLKSLPKEVVNHTKLREIYLKQNQFEVFPPELCALSNLEIVDLDDNKLTAIPPEIGNLTRLQKFYVARNNLLLLPESLCQCSKLSVLDLSHDRLHSLPHSLAELSGMTEIGLSGNHLEKVPRLICKWTSLHLLYLRDTGLRALRRSFRRLVNLRFLDLSQNHLQRFPLQICALRNLEILALDDNKICQLPPDFVSLSKLKMLGLTGNQLASFPEEILSLESLEKLYIGQDQGAKLTYMPEDISKLQNLKELYIENNHLEYLPTSLGSMPNLEILNCCHNLLKQLPDSICQAQENLDSLMNLKVLTLMNNPMEDPPGEVCAEGNQAIWTYFKTKRNMKIMATKIQAWWRGIMVRKGLGRFEELKLQKKGKTSPKDKKGGKNAKGKAVKKNKK, from the exons ATGTCAAGTGACATGATAAAACCAGGACATTCCGTTAAAATTCATCAGAAAGTTGATCCACAACGGGCCACTGCTAGAACCTTTTTCATTGATGCTTCTAATCAGAGCTTGACTACCATTCCACCAGAGATCTTCGACTTCAAAGAATTAGAAGAAGTGCATCTGGAAAACAACCAGATTGAAGAAATCCCCCGGGGTATTCAGCATTTAAAGAACGTCCGGATCCTCTACCTGAACAAGAACAAGCTGAGAAAGCTGTGCCCAGAGCTGGGCACGCTGAGCAGCCTGGAGGGCCTGGACCTGAGCGACAACCCGCTCCTGTCCTCGTCCCTTCCTGTCCTCAGAGGCCTGCGGGGGCTGCGGGAGCTCCGCCTGTACCACACTGACCTGGCCGAGATCCCCGTGGACCTCTGCAAACTCCTCCACCACCTCGAGCTGCTTGGGCTGGACGGAAACCACCTGAAATCTCTGCCCAAGGAAGTAGTGAACCATACCAAACTGAGGGAGATCTACCTGAAGCAAAACCAGTTTGAAGTCTTCCCTCCCGAGCTCTGTGCTCTCTCCAACCTGGAGATCGTTGACCTGGATGACAACAAACTAACTGCCATCCCACCGGAGATTGGGAACCTGACCAGGCTGCAGAAGTTCTACGTGGCTCGCAACAACCTGCTCCTCCTACCCGAGTCGCTGTGCCAGTGCAGCAAACTGTCCGTGCTGGATCTGTCCCACGACCGCCTCCACTCGCTCCCGCACTCCCTGGCCGAGCTGTCTGGGATGACGGAGATTGGGCTGAGCGGGAACCACCTGGAGAAGGTGCCACGCCTCATCTGCAAGTGGACCTCGCTGCACCTGCTCTACCTCCGCGACACTGGTCTGCGGGCGCTGCGGCGCTCCTTCCGGCGGCTGGTCAACCTGCGCTTCCTGGATCTCAGCCAGAACCATCTGCAACGCTTTCCGCTGCAGATCTGTGCGCTCAGGAACCTAGAGATCCTGGCCCTGGATGATAATAAAATATGCCAG CTACCTCCAGACTTTGTATCCCTTTCAAAACTGAAGATGCTTGGATTAACAGGAAATCAGTTGGCTTCATTTCCAGAAGAAATCCTTTCTTTAGAGTCTTTAGAGAAATTATACATTGGGCAAGACCAGGGAGCCAAGCTCACCTATATGCCAGAAGACATCAGTAAACTACAG AATCTTAAAGAGCTGTATATAGAGAACAATCATCTGGAGTACCTGCCCACATCCTTGGGATCCATGCCTAACCTGGAAATTCTTAACTGCTGCCACAACCTGCTTAAGCAACTTCCAGATTCCATTTGCCAAGCACAAG AGAATTTGGATAGCCTGATGAATCTAAAGGTTTTGACACTGATGAACAATCCTATGGAGGACCCCCCAGGAGAAGTGTGCGCCGAAGGCAATCAGGCTATATGGACGTactttaagacaaaaagaaacatgaaaataatggCAACAAAG ATTCAGGCATGGTGGCGCGGAATAATGGTCCGGAAAGGATTGGGGAGATTTGAAGAACTAAAattgcaaaagaaaggaaagacttctccaaaagataagaaaggggggaaaaatgcaaaaggaaaagctgtgaagaaaaataagaaataa
- the LRRIQ4 gene encoding leucine-rich repeat and IQ domain-containing protein 4 isoform X1 has translation MSSDMIKPGHSVKIHQKVDPQRATARTFFIDASNQSLTTIPPEIFDFKELEEVHLENNQIEEIPRGIQHLKNVRILYLNKNKLRKLCPELGTLSSLEGLDLSDNPLLSSSLPVLRGLRGLRELRLYHTDLAEIPVDLCKLLHHLELLGLDGNHLKSLPKEVVNHTKLREIYLKQNQFEVFPPELCALSNLEIVDLDDNKLTAIPPEIGNLTRLQKFYVARNNLLLLPESLCQCSKLSVLDLSHDRLHSLPHSLAELSGMTEIGLSGNHLEKVPRLICKWTSLHLLYLRDTGLRALRRSFRRLVNLRFLDLSQNHLQRFPLQICALRNLEILALDDNKICQLPPDFVSLSKLKMLGLTGNQLASFPEEILSLESLEKLYIGQDQGAKLTYMPEDISKLQNLKELYIENNHLEYLPTSLGSMPNLEILNCCHNLLKQLPDSICQAQALKELLLEDNLITCLPENLDSLMNLKVLTLMNNPMEDPPGEVCAEGNQAIWTYFKTKRNMKIMATKIQAWWRGIMVRKGLGRFEELKLQKKGKTSPKDKKGGKNAKGKAVKKNKK, from the exons ATGTCAAGTGACATGATAAAACCAGGACATTCCGTTAAAATTCATCAGAAAGTTGATCCACAACGGGCCACTGCTAGAACCTTTTTCATTGATGCTTCTAATCAGAGCTTGACTACCATTCCACCAGAGATCTTCGACTTCAAAGAATTAGAAGAAGTGCATCTGGAAAACAACCAGATTGAAGAAATCCCCCGGGGTATTCAGCATTTAAAGAACGTCCGGATCCTCTACCTGAACAAGAACAAGCTGAGAAAGCTGTGCCCAGAGCTGGGCACGCTGAGCAGCCTGGAGGGCCTGGACCTGAGCGACAACCCGCTCCTGTCCTCGTCCCTTCCTGTCCTCAGAGGCCTGCGGGGGCTGCGGGAGCTCCGCCTGTACCACACTGACCTGGCCGAGATCCCCGTGGACCTCTGCAAACTCCTCCACCACCTCGAGCTGCTTGGGCTGGACGGAAACCACCTGAAATCTCTGCCCAAGGAAGTAGTGAACCATACCAAACTGAGGGAGATCTACCTGAAGCAAAACCAGTTTGAAGTCTTCCCTCCCGAGCTCTGTGCTCTCTCCAACCTGGAGATCGTTGACCTGGATGACAACAAACTAACTGCCATCCCACCGGAGATTGGGAACCTGACCAGGCTGCAGAAGTTCTACGTGGCTCGCAACAACCTGCTCCTCCTACCCGAGTCGCTGTGCCAGTGCAGCAAACTGTCCGTGCTGGATCTGTCCCACGACCGCCTCCACTCGCTCCCGCACTCCCTGGCCGAGCTGTCTGGGATGACGGAGATTGGGCTGAGCGGGAACCACCTGGAGAAGGTGCCACGCCTCATCTGCAAGTGGACCTCGCTGCACCTGCTCTACCTCCGCGACACTGGTCTGCGGGCGCTGCGGCGCTCCTTCCGGCGGCTGGTCAACCTGCGCTTCCTGGATCTCAGCCAGAACCATCTGCAACGCTTTCCGCTGCAGATCTGTGCGCTCAGGAACCTAGAGATCCTGGCCCTGGATGATAATAAAATATGCCAG CTACCTCCAGACTTTGTATCCCTTTCAAAACTGAAGATGCTTGGATTAACAGGAAATCAGTTGGCTTCATTTCCAGAAGAAATCCTTTCTTTAGAGTCTTTAGAGAAATTATACATTGGGCAAGACCAGGGAGCCAAGCTCACCTATATGCCAGAAGACATCAGTAAACTACAG AATCTTAAAGAGCTGTATATAGAGAACAATCATCTGGAGTACCTGCCCACATCCTTGGGATCCATGCCTAACCTGGAAATTCTTAACTGCTGCCACAACCTGCTTAAGCAACTTCCAGATTCCATTTGCCAAGCACAAG CTTTGAAAGAATTACTGCTTGAGGACAACTTGATCACCTGTCTTCCAGAGAATTTGGATAGCCTGATGAATCTAAAGGTTTTGACACTGATGAACAATCCTATGGAGGACCCCCCAGGAGAAGTGTGCGCCGAAGGCAATCAGGCTATATGGACGTactttaagacaaaaagaaacatgaaaataatggCAACAAAG ATTCAGGCATGGTGGCGCGGAATAATGGTCCGGAAAGGATTGGGGAGATTTGAAGAACTAAAattgcaaaagaaaggaaagacttctccaaaagataagaaaggggggaaaaatgcaaaaggaaaagctgtgaagaaaaataagaaataa